In the genome of Verrucomicrobiota bacterium, the window ACCCCATTGGCCGCAAGATCAGCGTCGAGACCACGGACACCTCGGGGACGACTGAGCGGTACTTCGTCCACGACGGCGGGAGCATCGTTCTGGAGCTGACAGAGGACAGCGGCGACTTTGTCCTGGACAAAGAGCACGTCCGCGGCGCAAGCTTGGGTGGCGGCATCGGCGGGCTCTTGTACACCCGCGCCGCCGACGGCTCTTTGGGATACTTCCACTACGACGGCCAGGGCAACGTGGTGTCTGTGACTGACGAGTCACGGACCGAGGTGGCGTACTACGAGTACGACGCCTGGGGCAACATCCTGACCCAGTGCGGCTCTTTGGCAAACGAGTTCGCCTTCTCGACCAAGCAGGCAAGCCTCGGCTCCGGCCTCATCGACTTCGGCTACCGCTGGTACGATCCGCAAACGGGCCGCTGGACACAGCGGGACCCGATGGGGACCATCGGCGGAGCCAACCTCTACATGTATGTCAATGGCAATCCCGTCAATATCCTGGATCCGTATGGCTTGTTCGGCGTCGGCGATGTCTGGAACGGGATCGCGAGCGGAGCCACATCCACCTACAACGCGGTAAACGGCGCGTTGGACACGGTGACAGGGGGCGGGACCGCCTGGCTCAGGGACCAAGTGGGCGGTCTTGGAGTCGACACGACATCGCGGTCATACGAGGTCGGCCAAGGCATCGTGGTCACCGCCGGCGGTGCCTTTGAGGCCGCTACTGGCGCCGCCATTACCCTGTTGACCGAAGGCTGGGGCGGTGCGGTGGGCATCCCGCTCATCGTCGATGGCTGGTTCACCGGCCAGCAAGGCCTGGCGATGATCTTCGGCGACCCCATCCCTCCGAACCCATTGCACGACGCATTTGTTGGCGCGTTGGAGGATCTCCTTGGCCTTTCGGAGGCGGAGGCGGAGTTTGCCTATGGCTTTGGCAAGGGCTTCGGGACCCTGTACGGGCTGTACATCTGCCGCCCGAGCACATGCACAGGCCCAAAGACACCGACTGCGCCCAATCGTCCACCGGGATGGAATCCCCAATGGCGGTATGGTATCTCATCGCGGTCCAACTCTGCGACTAACCCGTCCCAGGCCTGCGGCCGCAGTTGGTGGGATCAGAAGGGTGGTGAATGGCGTTGGCACCCTGCAGACCGCTGGCACCCTGAAGGCCATTGGGACTATAACCCGTGGACGGAATGGAATTCCCCTTGGCAAAACGTGCCTTCCGGAGACTGAATAAACCTATGAGCACGATTCTTGACTTCTATGATGGCGCGTATGGCCCGACTGTACGTATTGACATTATCTCACATGCTCTTCTTAGCCAGCTGAAGGATGTTTTGCAGGACCTCGCTTCTGGGTTGGCACAGGAATTCGAGTTTCACGGATTAGAGGGAATAGCATCATCAAGCATCAAAGAACTCGTGGCTGAAGTGGTCCCCTCCGAGCCCAGGGTCAAGCTTAAGGTGCTGTCCAGAAAGCACGAGGACCCTGTCTTTCGCTGGTCCAATACAAGGGAAGGTTGGCAGACTTGTGCAGATCTTGTCGAGAAATTGGCTGAGGATAACCGACCGGGGCACCAATACCTAACAAATGAGCATACAGATGATGCACTCGTGGAAGTCTGCTTTCTCGAGCGCCCTAAGGAAGTGTATCGGGAATGACAACTCCACGTTCCGGTAGCAGAGCACTACGAGGACGGCGATCTCAAGAACAACTGGCGCACCTATACGTTCGACAGCCAAACCGAGAACAGCCCGCAAAGCCCCTCGAGCATCTTCTACGGAATCGGGGACCGAATCGGGGGACACCACAGAACGGCGCTGAGATGAGGGGTGCCTGTACCTGTTTCGGTGTTGGAGTGCCTTGGACTGGCAACGGGCCTGGTTGTGGAACTGGTAGTTCTTGGCGCGTCGTTTTCGGGCGCGGGTCGCACCGTGCTCCAGAGCCTCACGGCCGCGCAAGCCAAGGCCTACGCCCGGGCGATCCGCGAGAACCGCCGACTGGAACGCATCGTAGCCGACATGAGAGCTACCTCGTTTAGGTTGCTGGAGTTGACCACCCCCGGCGTGGTAAGAAGACAACGGAGGACAGAGACTAAGAAGGCCTTATCTTAGTGCCATTCTATGGTGTCCCCCGATTCAAGCCGTTCTGTATGTATTGACATGCCCGAATGCTCAGTCTGCGTTGGCTGGCAATATGGCTGGGATGCGGGCGTGGGCTGCTTCTTCGGCAGCATTATCCCCGTGCGCCAAGGGGTGGAAGTTTACTATGGCGTTGACATCCTCACCGGCCAGCCGTTACTACCTGGAGCAGAGTATGTTTGACATTCAGCGAATGCATCGAGAGACTTCTATCGTCAGGAAGCAGCTTGTTGTACTCCTGTTTAGGAACGTTCAATGAATACTGCTCCCAGCGGTAAATACCATTTTAAGGCGCATGTGCGTTTTTATAGCCGCGAGGAAGGTGGTTCTGGAGTGGAAGCGTTTCCAAGCTGTATTCATTGTCCCTTGGAATATAAAGATGAATACTTTGATTGTGCTTTGATCCTGAAGGGCATTGGCCCTATTTCGCCTGGCGAAGAAACACCCGTTCCCGTGCCAATCCAGCTTCTCAGCCCACAGTATGTGATGGATAGGCTTCGTGTGGGCGATCACTTTCGGTTGTGGGCGGGAAAGTACATTGGGGAAGGTGAGGTGGTGTCCATCAAGAACCCTGTGCACTGAATCGGCTATCCCGGCAGATGCCGGGATCGGGGACACCATAGCTGTTTCACCTCATGCATGGGCCTTCGCCCGCGGGTCTGCGCGCGCAGAGGGCGTAGCGCGGGGCGAAGACCCCCATGCCCTCGCGACGGACGCGATCCTTGAGCACCAGGCACCGGGCCCGGAAGAAGTCGCGCATCGCCGGGTCGGCCACGCCTTCCCACTCCTCCGTGGCGAGATACTCGTCGAGCGATTCGGTACTCGCCGCCGGCCAAGCATCTTGCTCAGCACACCACTCGACGACAAACCCAGGGTTCTGTAGGCGGCGACAGACCCAGTCGAGGGGGAACTCCTCATAGTGCGGTTCGCCGGCCAAGACGGCGATCGCCTTGCTCAATCGCCACGCCTCGACCGAGTTGCGTTGGACCAGGGTTGTCGGTGCGGGTTGAGGCAGCACGTCGGACACGGCGAGCAGCGCACCCAGCTTCGCGACGCGGAACAGCTCGCGCATCCCGTCCACGACGTTCAGGCCCATCGTGCTCAACGTCGCCCTGCTGGCGACGAGATCGCACGTCTTGTCCTCGAACATGGTCAGGCGCGCGATATCGGCCTCGACGAACTCGGCGCGGTCGCTGAGACCGGCGGCCTTGACCTTCGCCTTGGCCCAATCGGTCCGGGCTTTCGGATCGTTTTCGACCGTCACGAGTCGCCCGCTGCCGACCATGCCGGCGACGGGGAGCGCGCAGTGGCCTGCCCCGGTCGCGGCATCGAGCATGACGAGCCCGTTGGGCGTCACGACGCTCGAGAGCTCGGCCCGCACCTTCTCGAACAGAGCATCAACTGGCTCGGACACAGGCAGGTCGCCCTCTGGAGTGTGTTCCCGCGTTCGACCGTTCGACCCTACACCAGTGGTACAACGGCGAACAAGGATACAGCCAGGGAAGCGACGGAAGGGGAGATGGTAGCGGGGGTTGGATTCGAACCAACGACCTCCGGGTTATGAGCCCGACGAGCTGACCAGCTGCTCCACCCCGCACCAGTTGAGCAGTGTCGAGCCCCTCTTCTAGCCCAAGTGGGTGGGACGTGTCAACAACGTTTTTCGGGTCGCCTCACAGGCCAAGGGCAAGGACACCGGATGTCTCTCGCAGAGGCGCAGGGCTCGCAGAGGGCAGGGACGACTTCTCCGTCCAGTCTCCGCGAACCCTGCGCCTCCGCGTGAGCCCTTGTCTTTCCCGGTTCCTCGCACCCGGGTCGGCGCGTGGGCGCTGCGTGGCGCCGCGATGCTACCCCTCTTCGCCCCCGGCCGCCCGCTTGCGGGTCGCGGCCAGGATGATGGCCTGTATCAGAATGCCCACCAGCAGGCAGCCGGCGAACGTTAGCCCGACGGGGAACTCGATGCCGTTGAACAGCGCCGGGTCGAACTGCACGTTCTGCGTGATCACGCCGGGGAACTCGCCGTTCTGATACAGGATCCAGAAGCTGCCCGTCACGCACGCGGCGCCGATGGCCGACGTCGAGAAAATGATGATGAACTTGAACAGCTTCACGGCCAGAAAAACGCCCAGCCCGATGGCGATGGCTGCGGCGATCAGCGGGATGTCGGCCCGCTCCATGGCCGCGTAGAGGCCCACGAACACGATGCCGGCAAAGACGGCGCCCGCAATGAGCAGCATGAAGACGTACTGGAGCAGGAAGGCGAGCAGCCCCGCCGCGAACGCCACCAGCGCCGTGATCAGAATGTCGCCCTCGGTGACGAACCACGTGACCCCGCCCGCGATGCTCAGCATGATGAGCGCCAGGACGAACTTGTAGACCTTCAGCCCGAAGATCATGTAGATGATGCCGATCGCGCCCAGCAGCACGTAGGCCGCACCCGGCGCCTGGAACACCTCGGGCACGCGCTCGACCTGCAGGTCAACGAACTCGTTGATCTGCTGCGAAAGATCGCTCAGCCCCGCCATGACCGTCTCCTCTCGTGACGTGACCCGCAGTCACATGCCGGCAATACGGTATGCGCCGCCCGTCGGACATGCAAGCGAAAGCATCGCCGCAGCGTGCTGTCGCCTGGCGCCGCGCAGCCCAGGCCTGCAAGCGGGCGCCCGTCGCACGACACCGCGATTTGCCGCCGTGCTGCGGAACACGTCCCAGATCGGCGTGTAGCAGTCGTCAGGTGGAGACTGGAAGCTCCGTCAGGAGCGTTCGGCAGTAGCCACGGGCGACGGCCCGTGGACCGGCGTATCACGCGACGTTCCGAGTCCCTTGAGGGGCGATTGAGGTCCAAACCCTCGACGAGGAATCTCAATCGCCCCTCAAGGGGCTCGTGGCGTTTCTCGTTGCGTTCCGCCCCACGGGTTCGCACCCGTGGCTACTCCCAGCGGCCCCGCCAAGGCGGGGCTTGCCCTCCTCCGTGCGTCACACCCATCGGGTGAAGGGCTTCCCGAGGGAAGAAGCCCCTTATCCGAGAATCTGGGACACGTCGCGCCCATTGTCGGCTTCCCGGTCCTTCTGCTATCCTCGGGCCCCATGGGTGGAAACGCATGCTTGCACGCGCCGTTCAAGGTCTCCGTGCCCGGGCGCGTCTGCCTGTTCGGCGAGCACCAGGACTACCTCGGCCTGGCCGTGATCGCCATGGCCGTTGACCGCCGCCTCGAGATCGAGGCCCGGCCCCGTGCGGACAACGTCTACCGCGTCCAGATGCCCGACCTGCCGGACGAGCTGGTGCTGGTGCCCTCAGGCGAGATCACCTGCGACCGCCCGCGCGACTACCTCAGATCCGGCATCAACGTCCTCAAGCGCGAGGGGCTGGCGTTCGGGCAGGGGTGGGACTTCACGGTCCGCTCAACGATTCCCATCGGCGCGGGCTGCGCCAGCTCGTCGGCCCTGACCGTCGCCTGGATCGCCGCCAACCTGTACATCCACGGCGACCCGCGGGCACTGCAACCGATCGAGATCGCCCGGCTGGCCCACCGGGCCGAGGTGGCGGAGTTCGGCGAGCCCGGCGGCATGATGGACCACTACACGTGCAGCCTTGGCGGACTTATCCACGTCGACTGCGCCGACCCGGTCACGGTCACCCCGCTGGAAGCCGACCTTCCAGGCCTCGTTCTCGGCCATTCCGGCGCCTGGAAGGACACCACAGCCATCCTGGCCGACGTGCGGGGCGGCGTGGAGGGAGCTGTCGCCGCGATCCGCGAGCTAATGCCCGGCTTCGACCTCAAGACCACGCCCTTGGGCATGGCCGGCCACCATTTCGTCGCCCTGCCCGCCGACCAGCGCGACAGACTCGCGGCCAGCCTGGCCAACCGCGACATTTGCCAGGACGCCCTCATGTTCCTGCGCTCGCGGCCCGATCCGAGGCGGGTGGGGGAGCTGCTGAGCCTCCACCACCAGATGCTGCGTGACAAGCTGGGCGTTTCCACGGACAAGATCGAGGCGATGATCGCCGCTGCGATGGGCGTCGGCGCGCTCGGCTGCAAGCTCAACGGCTCCGGCGGAGGCGGCACCATGATCGCGCTCGCGCCCGGAAAGACCGACGAGGTGGTCGCGGCCATCAAAAGGACCGGCGCGGAAGCCTGGCTTATCCACAAAGCGCCAGGCGTTGATATTCAAGTCTTGCTTTAAGTTCAGTTGTCAAAATGTTCTCCCTAAGCGAGAGGAGCTTAACGCGCTGACATGAAGCACAACATCATATCTACTCAGAATGCTCCAAGTGCCATTGGACCGTACTCGCAGGCCGTCGCCGCGGGCGATCTCGTCTTCGTCTCGGGCCAGATCCCGCTCGATCCCGCCACGGGCGCCATGGTCGAGGGCGGCATCGAGGCCCAGACCGAACGCGCCATGGCCAACCTAGGCGCCGTGCTCGAGGCTGCCGGCCTCGGTTTCGGCAACGTAGTCAAGACCACCATCTTCCTGACCGACATGGGCGATTTCCCGGCCGTCAACGCCATCTACGGCCGCTCGTTCTCCAGCGATCCGCCCGCCCGCGCCACCATCCAGGTCGCCGCCCTGCCCAAGGGCGCCCTGATCGAGATCGAGGTGATCGCGGCGCGGGGATAGAGAATCTGGGCATCGAGCGCCATCGGAGAGAATGTGGCGGATCCTCGCTGGACATGGCGTTTGGCCTGCCGTAGCCTTGGTCTATGAGGCTTGCGGGCCGTGACTGGGCATGGAACATGTCACGTTACGTTCATAGCTGGGGCATTGAGTGGCATGGGTGAGAAGGCAAGTGCGTTCGCAAAGGGCGGGCTGGGGTGTCTCATTGCTTTCTTCGTCGTGAGCCTCCTCGCCGTCCTGATCGGCGGCTCGATGCACATCGACATCGGTGGGGCGATCCTTCTGTTCGTCATTGGCGGGGTTATCGGGCTCATCGTCCTGGCCATCTACAGCAAGGGCAGGCGCGACGCTTCAGCCGACGATGCCCCCGACGATCCTTACCACGACTGACCTGCCTTCGTTCCGATCGGGCAGTCGCGAGACTGTTGCACGACTGCGTATGACAGCCACGCGGCAGCGCGCCCCGCCCCTCTTCTCGGTCATTGAGTCTCGACTCGTCGGTCACGTCTTGCCGGAGCGGTCACGCTCACCAGCCTCTTGGTCTCCTTCACCATGCGTTGTGCATGTTCCTCACGTCCATCAGGGTAGAAACCGCTTGGCATGCCGGGTGCAATAGGTGGCAGCGGAGAGGCAAGAACCTGAGGAAGGAACGATGTTCTGCGATACTCACGGGATACGCGCGGAGTACACGTGCCGGATGTGTGGCCGGCTGCTGTGCGAGCGCTGCACGAAGCTGGTGGTGACCGGCCCGAGCGCCATCCGCGTCTGCCCAGTGTGCGGCGGACACGTTGCGCCTTGCCCCGAGGAAGCCCGCAATCTTTCGGACCGCAGCTACTGGAGCATGCTGGCGACCGTCCTGGTGTGGCCGCTCACGTTGCGCGGGCTCGTCGTCGTGGTCCTCAACGCCGCGTTCATCTCGCTGCTCGTCGGTATGGCGTACCTGACGTCGTTCTCCGCAATGGGCGTTTTCCTGGGCCTGTTCCTTGTGCTGTTTGCCTACGGCTACGGGTTCCTGCTGTTCCTGAACGTGATCCAGAAGACGGCGCTCGGCGAGGCGGAGACGCCGACGACGCCCGAGGTCAG includes:
- a CDS encoding RHS repeat-associated core domain-containing protein, translated to MLFASGGPNLETLLRYVYTYDAAGNRTSKKTDYDADNGSFAATATYTNNGYNQLTAVSGTPGRGTKVNVTGTIPTAWTLADGDVTVTPNSTPANAVDAEVRGRFFIARSVPLQNGDNSLVASTSATTLAGNEPTSDTVEDVALDTSISESYTYSANGDLVLKSEEGGTILWTYSYSVDGWLVKVEGPDEFVEEYAYDPIGRKISVETTDTSGTTERYFVHDGGSIVLELTEDSGDFVLDKEHVRGASLGGGIGGLLYTRAADGSLGYFHYDGQGNVVSVTDESRTEVAYYEYDAWGNILTQCGSLANEFAFSTKQASLGSGLIDFGYRWYDPQTGRWTQRDPMGTIGGANLYMYVNGNPVNILDPYGLFGVGDVWNGIASGATSTYNAVNGALDTVTGGGTAWLRDQVGGLGVDTTSRSYEVGQGIVVTAGGAFEAATGAAITLLTEGWGGAVGIPLIVDGWFTGQQGLAMIFGDPIPPNPLHDAFVGALEDLLGLSEAEAEFAYGFGKGFGTLYGLYICRPSTCTGPKTPTAPNRPPGWNPQWRYGISSRSNSATNPSQACGRSWWDQKGGEWRWHPADRWHPEGHWDYNPWTEWNSPWQNVPSGD
- a CDS encoding methyltransferase domain-containing protein, with translation MSEPVDALFEKVRAELSSVVTPNGLVMLDAATGAGHCALPVAGMVGSGRLVTVENDPKARTDWAKAKVKAAGLSDRAEFVEADIARLTMFEDKTCDLVASRATLSTMGLNVVDGMRELFRVAKLGALLAVSDVLPQPAPTTLVQRNSVEAWRLSKAIAVLAGEPHYEEFPLDWVCRRLQNPGFVVEWCAEQDAWPAASTESLDEYLATEEWEGVADPAMRDFFRARCLVLKDRVRREGMGVFAPRYALCARRPAGEGPCMR
- a CDS encoding GHMP kinase, which codes for MHAPFKVSVPGRVCLFGEHQDYLGLAVIAMAVDRRLEIEARPRADNVYRVQMPDLPDELVLVPSGEITCDRPRDYLRSGINVLKREGLAFGQGWDFTVRSTIPIGAGCASSSALTVAWIAANLYIHGDPRALQPIEIARLAHRAEVAEFGEPGGMMDHYTCSLGGLIHVDCADPVTVTPLEADLPGLVLGHSGAWKDTTAILADVRGGVEGAVAAIRELMPGFDLKTTPLGMAGHHFVALPADQRDRLAASLANRDICQDALMFLRSRPDPRRVGELLSLHHQMLRDKLGVSTDKIEAMIAAAMGVGALGCKLNGSGGGGTMIALAPGKTDEVVAAIKRTGAEAWLIHKAPGVDIQVLL
- a CDS encoding RidA family protein; this encodes MKHNIISTQNAPSAIGPYSQAVAAGDLVFVSGQIPLDPATGAMVEGGIEAQTERAMANLGAVLEAAGLGFGNVVKTTIFLTDMGDFPAVNAIYGRSFSSDPPARATIQVAALPKGALIEIEVIAARG